One part of the Oncorhynchus kisutch isolate 150728-3 linkage group LG22, Okis_V2, whole genome shotgun sequence genome encodes these proteins:
- the LOC109867248 gene encoding vesicle transport protein GOT1B translates to MISLTDSQKIGMGLTGFGVFFLFFGMVLFFDKALLAIGNILFVAGLAFVIGLERTFKFFFQRHKFKATSFFLGGVVVVLIGWPIIGVVLEIYGFFLLFRGFFPVAVGFIRRVPVLGSILNLPGISGLVDKVSDSNNMV, encoded by the exons ATGATCTCTCTAACGGATTCACAAA AGATTGGGATGGGGTTGACAGGCTTCGGCGTGTTCTTCCTCTTCTTCGGTATGGTCCTGTTTTTTGACAAAGCTCTTCTTGCCATTGGAAAT atatTGTTTGTAGCAGGCCTAGCCTTTGTCATCGGCTTGGAGCGTACCTTCAAATTCTTCTTCCAGAGACACAAATTTAAAGCCACCAGTTTCTTCCTGGGGGGCGTGGTCGTGGTTCTGATTGGCTGGCCCATCATTGGAGTGGTGCTGGAGATCTATGGATTTTTCCTGTTATTCAG GGGCTTTTTCCCAGTGGCAGTAGGCTTCATCAGGAGGGTGCCTGTCCTCGGGTCCATACTCAACCTCCCAGGGATTAGTGGA TTGGTGGACAAAGTCAGCGACAGCAACAATATGGTATAA